The segment caaaatctacaatatttttcatatcatttaaagaaatatcAACATGTTTgttgaaatatatttcctttAAATGGTTTAAAATGGATGTATCAAGAATGTTATAAACCCCCTTTTGATATTTCAATTTATTAGATCCAATAACCAAAGTAGATGAGAACACTTGATTACAGTGATATAATgttatcatatttttattatgaagagtacaaaatatattatttaaaaaatgttcatttaaagaattaaaatgataatggaaaaataaataaagtgatgcattttttaaatttttataatatggTTTGTGATACATTACAAaattagatatatattttataacatCTTGATTTATGAaacatttcttttttattaatatatttaataatatatgaagatgtgtatcatttaaatgtataattttattattattaaatagAAATCTAGctaaaaaattaaaaacgTTATTTGAtatcttttcatttttcatattacTATAACTGTTCATTAAATCAATAATTTCTTcatgattataataattaattttcttttccaTTAAATAAgttaacatatatattacatcattaaataataattgtcGTTTTTTTGAAAAACAACTTAATGTTATTAATAAACTTTTTTGATCAAATGTTAAATTCATATTCTTGTATGTATTGCAAAAAAAGGTATATAATAACTTATTTGTGTCtctttcttttattatatctttacttttatttattattttgttcatatttttctcttcgtatattttaataaatggTATAAATATCCTTGCTCTaattttccttttcattttgcttattatttttagtAATATCTTTTGtgaattttttatgtacCCCTGGttatttgtaatattaatacaGTTATCATTCTGTTGTTTAAAGGATACACCACCTCTCGACacatcatcatttttttttaattgttCCTTTTTATACATTTGTATAATTGCATCCCTTTTTTTGTACAAAATTTTTCGTTGTTCCTTATTAAATGTGATATATTCACTATGCACTTTTTTTAGGAATAAAGAACCTATTTTCTTCTtgaaatatgaaaaaaataaatcgTTTAGTGGGTCCGATATATCAATTAATGTATCCAAAtgattaatttttatttttttatctgTCAAAGATTCAATTAGGAAGAATACCAAATCAATGgattcattatttattttaacGTTGTCgttattttcattttttacTATTTGTGAAAAATtgattttataaaatatatgaaaatgtTGTGAATTtatcttattatatttttttatgacatgatcatttttatcacttaaatattttttttccttattgtgaattgtataattatttgaagagtgttcatttgttttttttaatttatctacagttttgtatatttttaggTAACAacttaatattttatataattggtatattgataaagaatataaacGGTGTAGAAACATaaaattcattttatataaaaaaatataattatacatatttaatttctttatatttgacagaatatataatatggaTATTAAATCGTGTGTAGATATTACACATAATTTTAagatatgaataaatatataattataaaatgtttcattaaaataatttaatttaataaaactGTTTGATATAagtaataaattttttaatgacaaataattatctcttgtatttataatgttatatataatatcatcatatagattattatttatataattatattctatacatttatttaaaatattaattatatcaggtgtattttttatttcgtATTTAATGATTAacttgttttttttattttcatgtTTTTCCCATTTATCGCTATATTTGTTAACAATTTCcagattttttttttttttttttatcatcattggatttacatttaaataattcttttctTCTAAACGATATGTAGAAGGTTTCATATTATCACATGGACCATTATGACGTGCGTggttttcattttgttgattaatttttttatctattatttcttcgttaataacataattatttattttgacACATTGATGTGTATGATGATTTTTATAAGACGTGTCAATAGAAATATCATGCTGATTATTATTGTACATATTAgcatcattatatatatttttattattatgaggatagacatttttaatattaactttatttatcttattttttttttcccccAAATGCTTATTTTCCTTGTCACAAACAAAGGATTTCAAATTTCCCTCCTTCTTAATAATTAGTTGATCatttccatttttattattttttaaaacatcagaatttatgtatagtgatttttgtttgttgttatattgtataatttgaataaatatatttttatcatatagAAAGGTTATCTTTTcattgtttatataatcattaaAAACCCTTCTCAAATTATTcttttgtttatttttaatattttctctatataaaattttttttaacagTTGTATTTTCTTGGCATTGTTATTAAgcattttaaaataaaaaaatgaaaaaaggGGGAAAAAAACAGGTgaaataagaatatatttcggatgatatattattaagcTACATGATTATtgttgaaaaaaataaaaattataaaatataacaagaaattataatataaaatatatatacatatatatcttttaagTACCATTGTGtatattaatttgtttttattttatttatatatatatatatatatatatatattaataaatataaccACTGGTATAATGTGAGTATgtagatataaaaatgttatatatatatatatatatatatatattatatttaccATCACTAATATAAGAGTGtaaataaaaggaaaaaaattataaataaaaaaaaaattaataaacaaataaaaattttatgtttatatatatattatacaNNNNNNNNNNNNNNNNNNNNNNNNNNNNNNNNNNNNNNNNNNNNNNNNNNNNNNNNNNNNNNNNNNNNNNNNNNNNNNNNNNNNNNNNNNNNNNNNNNNNNNNNNNNNNNNNNNNNNNNNNNNNNNNNNNNNNNNNNNNNNNNNNNNNNNNNNNNNNNNNNNNNNNNNNNNNNNNNNNNNNNNNNNNNNNNNNNNNNNNNNNNNNNNNNNNNNNNNNNNNNNNNNNNNNNNNNNNNNNNNNNNNNNNNNNNNNNNNNNNNNNNNNNNNNNNNNNNNNNNNNNNNNNNNNNNNNNNNNNNNNNNNNNNNNNNNNNNNNNNNNNNNNNNNNNNNNNNNNNNNNNNNNNNNNNNNNNNNNNNNNNNNNNNNNNNNNNNNNNNNNNNNNNNNNNNNNNNNNNNNNNNNNNNNNNNNNNNNNNNNNNNNNNNNNNNNNNNNNNNNNNNNNNNNNNNNNNNNNNNNNNNNNNNNNNNNNNNNNNNNNNNNNNNNNNNNNNNNNNNNNNNNNNNNNNNNNNNNNNNNNNNNNNNNNNNNNNNNNNNNNNNNNNNNNNNNNNNNNNNNNNNNNNNNNNNNNNNNNNNNNNNNNNNNNNNNNNNNNNNNNNNNNNNNNNNNNNNNNNNNNNNNNNNNNNNNNNNNNNNNNNNNNNNNNNNNNNNNNNNNNNNNNNNNNNNNNNNNNNNNNNNNNNNNNNNNNNNNNNNNNNNNNNNNNNNNNNNNNNNNNNNNNNNNNNNNNNNNNNNNNNNNNNNNNNattttaaaaaaaaaaaaaaaaaaaaaaaaagaaacataCTCTGACGTCATGGAAACGAAAAATTCTCATTTAATGAAAGAATTAatcgaaaaaaaaaaaaaactaataaataaaatagatgataataataatagaaaaaatatttttaaatatataaaaacaaaggattatataaattgCCATAATGGAAAccattttattaataaattcgaaaatataatatatgagaaaataaaaaatgagaaatatttaaaaaagaataaaaaagaaattttcttgaaattatataataaaatattgaataaaataaaaataatacatgATGGACCACCATATGcaaataatgatatacatataggtcatatattaaataaagttataaaagatatatatcttaaatattttttatttcaaaattattttgttctaTTAATTCATGGATTTGATACACATGGATTACCTATAGAATACAATGTaatgaaattattaaaaattaatcatatacaagatttaaatttaaacagttcatatattcataatcaaaatgaaagtctaaaaaatgaacatgtattttttaaatcatatattaatttattaaataaattaaaaaatcaacaccaaaagaaaaaacaaatttcttttctttctaatatttttgaaaaaattaatataatttcaAAAGATACTATAgaacaacaaaaaataagtaCCTTCAAAAATTTATGTAAATCTTATGCTTCTTATTTTGTTAATGAACAATTTATGTCCTTGGTATCTTATGGAATATGGGGTTATTGGAATTATACTTATATTACCTTTTACAAATTCTATGAACAAATTCAAAATAAGGTCTTCCGAGAgcttttaaaaaatgtaatatatatatatatatattgaagACATTTTATTTAGATGAGAATATATTCCAAAACATTTTACATATccaatatattatatattaccatttatatatatatatatatatatatatatatttatttatttatatgaatttattatttttttcttttatagaaatatatcTACATGAGTAACAGACCAATATACCACAGCTATGCTACAAAGACCGTACTATCAGACAGCGAGATAATTTATAAGAAAAGGGTGTGCAACTcgttttattttttttatactttttttaaaataagtGATACATTTCTTTTACACTTATTAAAGgaatttaaagaaaataaagcGATAAATGATATTTTAGAATTTAATCAAGACGATGtaacatattttttggAAAATTACTCACTTATCgtaaatgaaataataaaaaataataaagaaaataatgaagGAAAAAACATATTGAATGGTAATGATTTGTTTAATGAAACAAATTTGAATGATAGTTATATAGAAGCACAACATATatcaaattatatattaaaattaaaaaatcaaataatacagaaaattataaagaaaGTAAAAATTCTTGTTCTTACTACACAAATGCATAccatatttaataataagtGCTTACTAATacatgaaaaatatttgtatagaattattcatttaaaatatgaagatgaaaaggaaaatcagttttttattatatgtgaCAAATCATATAATAGTTTTTCTGATAActtaacaaaatattattctaAGAAATCACCAATcaaagaaataaaaaatatttgtacTTTGCAAGGTAATTCTTTTATGTCttgtacatataaaaattttacaaataatgaagaaaataattttatctTTGTTTCTGATAACGAAATTAAAGAATCCTTTGGAACAGGTATTGTACATGTGGCTCCTTCTCATGGTTTTACAGATTACAATTTTTactataaaaataataaattaaaaaaaatatatctagATATATCAAATTTTCAACAAGTAGAAGAAAAGAAACAAATTAGAgataacaataaaataaacatcTCTTGTAATGATAGGAAAACGGAAGTGTCTAAAAAGatatttaatgaaaattattttattaaaaataattctttatcACTAGATGttattaatgaaaatgttATGGATGAAAATGACGACCTAAAAGATGAATATACAGAATTggtatataaaaatttggaaaaaaatattcatttcataaaaaaatatgaaacTCCTTCAAATGCACaatcattattaaatagtttagatattatgaaaaaaaaaaacaagaaattaaatatcaatgaaaaagatattcattctttatttttttattctttttatgaaaatatactcttttattttccatatgaacattcatatacatatgattGGAGATCACATACAACTGTTCAAATTAAATCattattacaaatatatgtagatattgataaaataaaaaataatattcctttttatcaaagtattaaaaatatccattttataaataaacatgtaaaaaataatttaattaaaacAATAAAAGATAGAAATGAATGGTGTATTAGTCGTCAGAAATATTGGGGAGTTAATATACCACTCAAAGATATAGAATTAGATCaaaatcaaaaaattatttttaacaaTCAAATAATGGATGTATGGTTCGATTCTTCtgtttcatatatatacgtTTTGTATATGTGTAAACATATTTTGTTCCATACctattttaataaaatatggaaatctgtcaaaaattataataatacatatcAAAAAGGGAAAggtaaatataaaaataaaataaattataataataaaaacgaaaataaattgtcttttaatatttatgatgTATATGATCAAATTATGAATCATGAcgaatataatataagatccatggaaaataaagacaatattttattaaaaaatatattagaaaagaaaaaaatatttgacacttctaaaatgtataaatgGATAAATAAGCAGATACAAAAAGgacaacaaaaaaaatattattcattcCAATGGAATAGTATAAAAGATATAGTTTTctcaaaaaataataaagaagaattttttaaaaaacactttaatatatttttatgttgTGAGGGTATTGATCAAATTAGGGGGTGGTTTCaatcctttttttttgtttttttttgtttaaattGGATAAACcaaaggaaaaaaaaaatgtctCAATTATTGAAAAATACTGATAAAATAATTGATAAAAAGGGGGTGGTCATTATAAAAAGGGAACAaatcaaaaataatataaaacattataccttaaataataataataataataatgataatggTATAGTTACTGACAATTCTTTATGTTCTAATAATACATCTTCTATTGAAACGAATAGTAAACGTCGTCCTTCCCATTCATATCTTCCCATAAAAAATGTCATCGTTCATAATTATGTAGTagatagtaataatattaaaatgagCAAAAGCTTAAATAATGTTATATCACCAAGAGAGTTGTTTtttgaaaaagaaaaggatGATATTCTCACGACGTCTAAGAGAAAAGATACTCAAAAGCCAGATGATCTTAATAAAAACACTAACATCAACAATAAAGGCAACAtcaacaataatattaataataacaatgaTATATTGATGAAAACAGGGAAACGGATTGAtctaataaaaaaaaagaataaaaataaagacCTAAATAAACGCTTCAATGCTGATATTGTAAGGTTATGGGTTTGTTGCTACAATTTTGtaaatagaaatatatcCATTAGCTATGAAATATTagaaaacataaataaatatatttatttaaaattatataatacatttaaatttataatgaATAACATATATGATTTAAATTTTGATGGAACAAAagataatatgaaaataaaatgggataatattcaaatgatagataaatttatattatataaaaaagataatttaataaaacattGTACGAAAGCATATAAAAACTTTCAATTacaattattaataaaatatattatgaattttatatataccGATTTagctatatatatagattaTAGTAAAGATAGATTGTATAtacatgaaaaaaattctaTAAATAGAACAAATTGTCAAAAAATactttataaaatattacgtgatcttattattttattaggACCTATTGTACCTCATTTATCtgaagatatatattataatcttcaacttttaaaaaataaaacaaaaagaaaatatatgacaacaaataataataataataataatatatctatcGATGAAGGGAAAATAAAATCTCTCTTTTTACGTCCATTTCCGAAATTtaagaattatatacaaGTTAATTTAGATACTTTATTtctaataaaatattatattcataaacaaatatcaccatatttttcaaattcCCTACAAGCaatagtatatattttttcaaataacgataatattattaatttaattaaatcGTTTTTACGTACACCTGACCCTCTTGAacaatttaataattatgatgacctacgttttctttttaatgtatccaatatttttatatgtgaTAATATATGTCAAGTAGAGcaaaaagataaaaattacaaaacTTATAAAATACCGTTACCTAgtataaatgaaaaaaatcaaatcaaaaataaaaacaaaaacaaaaacaagaagaaaaatttaaatgaCTTCTTTCAGCCTAATCAAAAACCAAGTGTTGATCACATGTTAAATtttgatgaaaatatagaaCATGCTATAATAAGTATaggaataaataaaacTGAATCCAAGCGTTGTTCAAGGTATGATttgtatgtatatgtatttttaaacatataaataatgtatcaacaaatatatatatatatatatatatatatatatatatatatgtatatatgtgcatttttttattttattattttattattttttttttgtatagGTGTTGGATGTATGGAACGGTATATTCCTTTGAAGGTGAATATTTTTGTCCAAGATGTTTAAACGTTATAAAATcacattataattaattttttcattctttgttataaatttttttttttttttttttggaattACTTTATTTTggtaatttttttattcaaattatttttaagacttattgttttttgtttttttctttttaatgaaaaatattttatcatcatataaaatataatattattgaaaaatgtattcatcaatacaatatataatgcATGATAAATGGCATATAGGTACAAAAAATCGGgttcaaaataataaataaaaagtaaataaaaaaaaaaaaaaaaaaaaaaaaaaatatgcaAAATTTNNNNNNNNNNNNNNNNNNNNNNNNNNNNNNNNNNNNNNNNNNNNNNNNNNNNNNNNNNNNNNNNNNNNNNNNNNNNNNNNNNNNNNNNNNNNNNNNNNNNNNNNNNNNNNNNNNNNNNNNNNNNNNNNNNNNNNNNNNNNNNNNNNNNNNNNNNNNNNNNNNNNNNNNNNNNNNNNNNNNNNNNNNNNNNNNNNNNNNNNNNaaaaaaaaaaaaaaaaaaaaaaaaaaaaaaaatatgcaaaatttatatccacataaatatattatgtttcTTCAACTATAAAgtaatttttcttttattaacacacatataaataaatacataaataaataaatatatatatatatatatatatatatatatatttatttatttatttatgtacttttattttattttgtttcaTTCTCATTTTTCCCCTTATTAACCATGAATTCATTTTgatattcaaaatatttttgcAGATATTCATGCTGTTTTAATTTTAGTTGAACTTTTCTtgtatttaataatacaaGTTCCTTaagtaatttttttaaattatgtTCTTCTAGGTTAGCTAATTCTCTTGACCTTTTTTTGGAAGATTTAATAATTGTATCatgtataattttcatatcatcgtcttttaaaatatatgttgatggtttttttttcatagAGTCATTAGTATTGTTGGGTACtgaattattatcattaatttggtaattattatttacattattaaCTTCAATGttattttccatatttccttcatttttaatttcattattatttgaaatattattattttcatttggTAATGTTAAATGATCATTATcgtttatattatcatcatttaaattattactattattattattattattatttacatttatttcGTTAACATTTTCACCATTTTGttgatttatattatttttttcttcttcctTCTGATAAACATGGTTAAtaatttcttcattatGATCTCccattttatttgtattatctccattattattatcattttcttttatttcttcttttttttccttctcattttcttctttctgtttttctaaaatatagtctacaattttttttgcaGCATATGCACCCACATATGGactaatattattacatataaaagataaCAAGGAGAGAAGAGTATTGTTTTGTTCATATGAATTCAgtgatatattatttatatcatataaattatttaaatcaAAATAAGGATTTGATAAGGGCatagaaataaatttatatatacattcaTATGGTGTTTTTGTTTGTATATATTCACTAATTTGTTCCCAAttgtttttaaatttaCATACTCCTtctattaatttttctatttcatttatattcCAATCATTATTTGATAAATTATATGGAATATTTACCTTAACAAAATTGGAACTGTTCAGAACATTTGGATAATTACTAGAATTATAACAAACACTACACCAAATACATTTATCTATAACACCATATgatattctttttatgtTTGTTGGCtttaatatgtaatatGTATTTTCACATATTTTATCACAACTTATACATttgtaattataattattataataattagGACTTTTACTATTATGTCTTATACTTTCCTTGGTCTCAATATGTTCATTGTTGTTCCATTCCAATTTATTTGATAAAGGATCACATAAAATGTTGCTATCATTATGAAgattataaatattaccATAACAACTATTAtggttattattattattattattgttattgttattgttgctgttattattattgttattgttattgttgctgttattattattgttattgttattgttgctgttattattattattattattattattactaataTGATTAATTTGGTTATATTTTTTGCTACATAACTTTGATGAAGTGCTTTCCCCATCATGTCCCCCCATCATACTTGTATCATCCCCATTTATTAAATTGCCATAATTATCAGATGTTCcattatacatattattaatcATAAATTCGttgtaattattatgatttcCATATGAAGATTCATTTTTAcaatgtttatatatattattaaccgtttgataatttaaataactagtattatttatataagtattataatattgtgGATCACACTGCATATTGATcaatttattattctctaaaatataaaacatgacttctataatatttctatgAGCTTTGATTAACGATAAACATTTTTGTAAGGTTAAAAGTTGTATTGgattttgtttatatagatttattatttcatttttaacataattaattgctttatcattttcttcagattttattatttgatcatttaataatgtatatatatcatttaacTCTTCTTCATTCATATCCTTGATATATTTGGAAATAAAAACAGGAGGCTTATATATCCTATATGATGGACTATTTATGAAATTctccatattattatgttcaCTGTTAGTTTGATCGgtatttaaaataattttattatttctatcATTAGTATTAgattcatttttattaattatattagttccatttttattaattatattagttccatttttattaattacATTAGctccatttttattaattatattagttccatttttattagTATAATAAGAATCGAATGTCATCGAattaacattatataaatttaaattatgaatactatttctaatatttgatggtttttttataacaatatttcttatatatgATGTCGATGGGTGTAATATTAATGGATCATTTGTTTCTTTAAATTCGACATGCTTTTTTTGGGAACCATATTCATTAGAATAATTCATATCTTCACTGGTACTTTCAACTGAACTTATTTGAGCAGCATCTGTTTTTAAATgaatcatttttttcttttttttttgttcaatattattcatcttgatatttttgtataaaatatttgatgatttattattaaaattgtcattattcatattataattattaatgtATGTATTGGGgttaattttattttttcctttgtttttattttcacCTAGTAATTTGGGATGATAAACTTGAGGATACATAAATTGGTTGTTTGGAATAAATGccatattttcattatacatattattattattattattaaatgtgGGATAGTTATATCCCATATTATTTaccatattattatcataataattatgatttTGTGCAAGAAAATTTTCattgatattattttttttattattttcaaagGATATATTTGTTGTTTCATCTATCACATTATTGTTCatatgttttaataatttatttttgtttttatttttaacttttttattattatttattccTATATTTGgattaattaaattattaacattattatcttgtgtaatatttatatttaatgaagataaatcttcatttatgtgattattattattaatattattcattaataattcatcattattaataagaTTATTAACATTATGAATAACATTATTTACTTTATAATCATCTAAATTTTCAAAGCTTTCAACATTATTACTATGTATTTCTTCgtgtatattatttatatctttattgTTTACAGTTTCATTACCATTAATGGACATGCCAAATGTATTATTCAcagtattattattgtaattattattattattattattattatttttattattgttatgAATGCTATgtatttcattattatcgGATATAATGTTATTCGCACCTTCTGGTGACCCTTCACctatatgattatatttttcttttaaatgATCATCCACCTCATTGTCTATTATGATATTGTTATTGTtatcataaatattcatataattttcttcattCGACAAATCATTCTTCTCATTATTAAGATGAGAAGGGTGATTTATATCATTAGTGTTCATCATGGTATTATGATTAATTTCATTGTAATTcatttcataaaaaaattaatattaaaattgaaattaaaaaatatatgtatattatacatatatatatatatataatatcttcTCCCTTTACAGATATATAGAACACATCAAAACtatttaataatacaaataaataaaaaaatatatttttaaaaaaaatatatttattttatttttttttaaatacttttttattttaattcttcatttaacattttcaaaaattcattattcgtattataattaatacaCGTTCACCCtggttttattttattttattatattatattatattatatatatatatatatatatatattggattatacaatattt is part of the Plasmodium reichenowi strain SY57 chromosome 12, whole genome shotgun sequence genome and harbors:
- a CDS encoding isoleucine--tRNA ligase, putative, producing the protein ILKKKKKKKKETYSDVMETKNSHLMKELIEKKKKLINKIDDNNNRKNIFKYIKTKDYINCHNGNHFINKFENIIYEKIKNEKYLKKNKKEIFLKLYNKILNKIKIIHDGPPYANNDIHIGHILNKVIKDIYLKYFLFQNYFVLLIHGFDTHGLPIEYNVMKLLKINHIQDLNLNSSYIHNQNESLKNEHVFFKSYINLLNKLKNQHQKKKQISFLSNIFEKINIISKDTIEQQKISTFKNLCKSYASYFVNEQFMSLVSYGIWGYWNYTYITFYKFYEQIQNKVFRELLKNKYIYMSNRPIYHSYATKTVLSDSEIIYKKRVCNSFYFFYTFFKISDTFLLHLLKEFKENKAINDILEFNQDDVTYFLENYSLIVNEIIKNNKENNEGKNILNGNDLFNETNLNDSYIEAQHISNYILKLKNQIIQKIIKKVKILVLTTQMHTIFNNKCLLIHEKYLYRIIHLKYEDEKENQFFIICDKSYNSFSDNLTKYYSKKSPIKEIKNICTLQGNSFMSCTYKNFTNNEENNFIFVSDNEIKESFGTGIVHVAPSHGFTDYNFYYKNNKLKKIYLDISNFQQVEEKKQIRDNNKINISCNDRKTEVSKKIFNENYFIKNNSLSLDVINENVMDENDDLKDEYTELVYKNLEKNIHFIKKYETPSNAQSLLNSLDIMKKKNKKLNINEKDIHSLFFYSFYENILFYFPYEHSYTYDWRSHTTVQIKSLLQIYVDIDKIKNNIPFYQSIKNIHFINKHVKNNLIKTIKDRNEWCISRQKYWGVNIPLKDIELDQNQKIIFNNQIMDVWFDSSVSYIYVLYMCKHILFHTYFNKIWKSVKNYNNTYQKGKGKYKNKINYNNKNENKLSFNIYDVYDQIMNHDEYNIRSMENKDNILLKNILEKKKIFDTSKMYKWINKQIQKGQQKKYYSFQWNSIKDIVFSKNNKEEFFKKHFNIFLCCEGIDQIRGWFQSFFFVFFCLNWINQRKKKMSQLLKNTDKIIDKKGVVIIKREQIKNNIKHYTLNNNNNNNDNGIVTDNSLCSNNTSSIETNSKRRPSHSYLPIKNVIVHNYVVDSNNIKMSKSLNNVISPRELFFEKEKDDILTTSKRKDTQKPDDLNKNTNINNKGNINNNINNNNDILMKTGKRIDLIKKKNKNKDLNKRFNADIVRLWVCCYNFVNRNISISYEILENINKYIYLKLYNTFKFIMNNIYDLNFDGTKDNMKIKWDNIQMIDKFILYKKDNLIKHCTKAYKNFQLQLLIKYIMNFIYTDLAIYIDYSKDRLYIHEKNSINRTNCQKILYKILRDLIILLGPIVPHLSEDIYYNLQLLKNKTKRKYMTTNNNNNNNISIDEGKIKSLFLRPFPKFKNYIQVNLDTLFLIKYYIHKQISPYFSNSLQAIVYIFSNNDNIINLIKSFLRTPDPLEQFNNYDDLRFLFNVSNIFICDNICQVEQKDKNYKTYKIPLPSINEKNQIKNKNKNKNKKKNLNDFFQPNQKPSVDHMLNFDENIEHAIISIGINKTESKRCSRCWMYGTVYSFEGEYFCPRCLNVIKSHYN
- a CDS encoding hypothetical protein (conserved Plasmodium protein, unknown function) — its product is MNYNEINHNTMMNTNDINHPSHLNNEKNDLSNEENYMNIYDNNNNIIIDNEVDDHLKEKYNHIGEGSPEGANNIISDNNEIHSIHNNNKNNNNNNNNNYNNNTVNNTFGMSINGNETVNNKDINNIHEEIHSNNVESFENLDDYKVNNVIHNVNNLINNDELLMNNINNNNHINEDLSSLNINITQDNNVNNLINPNIGINNNKKVKNKNKNKLLKHMNNNVIDETTNISFENNKKNNINENFLAQNHNYYDNNMVNNMGYNYPTFNNNNNNMYNENMAFIPNNQFMYPQVYHPKLLGENKNKGKNKINPNTYINNYNMNNDNFNNKSSNILYKNIKMNNIEQKKKKKMIHLKTDAAQISSVESTSEDMNYSNEYGSQKKHVEFKETNDPLILHPSTSYIRNIVIKKPSNIRNSIHNLNLYNVNSMTFDSYYTNKNGTNIINKNGANVINKNGTNIINKNGTNIINKNESNTNDRNNKIILNTDQTNSEHNNMENFINSPSYRIYKPPVFISKYIKDMNEEELNDIYTLLNDQIIKSEENDKAINYVKNEIINLYKQNPIQLLTLQKCLSLIKAHRNIIEVMFYILENNKLINMQCDPQYYNTYINNTSYLNYQTVNNIYKHCKNESSYGNHNNYNEFMINNMYNGTSDNYGNLINGDDTSMMGGHDGESTSSKLCSKKYNQINHISNNNNNNNNNSNNNNNNNNNSNNNNNNNNNSNNNNNNNNNNNNHNSCYGNIYNLHNDSNILCDPLSNKLEWNNNEHIETKESIRHNSKSPNYYNNYNYKCISCDKICENTYYILKPTNIKRISYGVIDKCIWCSVCYNSSNYPNVLNSSNFVKVNIPYNLSNNDWNINEIEKLIEGVCKFKNNWEQISEYIQTKTPYECIYKFISMPLSNPYFDLNNLYDINNISLNSYEQNNTLLSLLSFICNNISPYVGAYAAKKIVDYILEKQKEENEKEKKEEIKENDNNNGDNTNKMGDHNEEIINHVYQKEEEKNNINQQNGENVNEINVNNNNNNNSNNLNDDNINDNDHLTLPNENNNISNNNEIKNEGNMENNIEVNNVNNNYQINDNNSVPNNTNDSMKKKPSTYILKDDDMKIIHDTIIKSSKKRSRELANLEEHNLKKLLKELVLLNTRKVQLKLKQHEYLQKYFEYQNEFMVNKGKNENETK